From a region of the Haematobia irritans isolate KBUSLIRL chromosome 4, ASM5000362v1, whole genome shotgun sequence genome:
- the Cdc6 gene encoding cell division cycle 6, with the protein MAVRRSTRLSGIGVNSDLPALTTKITRRSSIWGHRQSRDSIHSDEEEERSSNCSNEENCDRINKMVNRRRSVKAPSKSLDEVVDEPKTPKSKNALRPMPASKKRELLKRLQTEQDSGSGNEGMCEANESSPPKQPRQHSKALPKHVISPSRLLDRLSIDETPNISDATSEEFQPHNTSKKTPTKDITHKPSPVRNKYQNARKVLNSAECQKLPGREEQLAELTAFFKDHLENKKSGSLYVSGQPGTGKTACLSLLLRSSEFSHRIQKVYVNCTSIASIGGVYKKLCTELNLKPQGRTERDHLMAIQHHLKTSSRMLLIVLDEIDQLCSSKQSVLYTIFEWPSLPDSRILLVGIANSLDLTERTLLRLNARCELKPKHMHFPPYSKQQIVDIFKSRLEEAGVLDIFPPVTLQLLAAKVSAISGDVRRALDIGRRVVEIAEQQKKDGEKEVKLQNLNKIVGEAEDQPQEEILKPVQVTQVAAVLNKVYGASQNLQEDIEESFPLQQKIMLCSLMLMLRNEKNKDITMGRLHEVYRRVCTKRNIHPLDQAEFAGTVDLVQTRGILRIIKKKEPRLSKVQLQWDEDEVNGALQDKQLIASILDDTACLTK; encoded by the exons ATGGCAGTAAGACGTTCAACTCGATTAAGCGGCATTGGGGTTAATTCTGATTTGCCTGCACTAACAACAAAGATCACCCGCAGAAGTAGCATATGGGGCCATCGACAAAGTCGTGATTCAATACATAGTGACGAAGAGGAAGAACGTTCCTCCAATTGCAGCAACGAAGAGAACTGTGATCGTATCAATAAAATGGTCAATAGAAGGAGAAGTGTTAAGGCACCGAGCAAATCTTTGGACGAAGTTGTTGATGAACCAAAGACTCCTAAAAGTAAGAATGCATTGAGACCCATGCCTGCATCCAAAAAGAGGGAGTTACTCAAAAGACTGCAAACCGAGCAAGATTCCGGTTCTGGTAACGAGGGAATGTGTGAGGCAAATGAGTCTTCACCTCCCAAGCAGCCACGCCAACATTCTAAGGCCTTGCCTAAACATGTTATTAGTCCATCTCGACTGTTGGATCGATTAAGTATTGACGAAACCCCAAATATATCAGACGCAACTTCTGAAGAGTTCCAGCCTCACAATACATCAAAGAAAACCCCCACCAAAGACATTACTCACAAACCATCACCTGTACGTAATAAATATCAAAATGCCCGAAAGGTCTTAAACAGTGCGGAGTGTCAGAAACTTCCAGGACGAGAAGAACAATTGGCAGAGTTGACGGCGTTCTTTAAAGaccatttggaaaataaaaaatctgGTAGTTTATATGTTTCTGGCCAGCCTGGAACTGGAAAAACTGCTTGTCTCTCGCTGCTGCTAAGATCTTCCGAATTTAGCCATCGCATTCAAAAGGTGTATGTTAATTGTACATCTATAGCTTCCATAGGAGGAGTATATAAGAAGTTGTGCACAGAACTAAATCTTAAACCCCAGGGGCGTACAGAGAGAGACCACTTAATGGCCATACAACACCATCTAAAAACTTCATCACGAATGCTACTCATAGTGCTAGATGAGATCGATCAACTTTGCAGTTCTAAACAATCGGTCCTCTATACAATATTCGAATGGCCGTCCCTACCTGATTCACGTATACTTCTGGTTGGCATTGCCAATAGTTTGGATTTGACCGAGAGAACTCTTTTGCGTCTTAATGCCCGTTGTGAGTTAAAACCAAAACATATGCACTTTCCTCCCTATTCCAAGCAGCAAATTGTTGATATTTTCAAATCACGTCTGGAAGAGGCTGGAGTTTTGGACATTTTCCCTCCAGTTACATTGCAACTTTTGGCTGCCAAAGTTAGTGCTATAAGCGGTGATGTTCGAAGAGCTTTGGATATTGGTAGGCGAGTGGTGGAAATTGCCGAACAACAAAAGAAGGATGGTGAAAAGGAGGTAAAGCTACAGAATCTCAATAAAATTGTGGGCGAAGCAGAAGATCAGCCTCAAGAGG AAATACTCAAACCTGTTCAGGTGACACAAGTAGCTGCTGTACTCAATAAAGTCTATGGAGCCTCCCAAAATCTACAAGAAGACATTGAAGAGTCATTTCCATTACAACAGAAAATTATGCTCTGCTCTCTAATGCTAATGCTGCGcaacgaaaaaaataaagacATCACAATGGGACGCCTACATGAAGTCTATAGACGTGTATGTACTAAACGAAATATACATCCCTTGGATCAAGCAGAATTCGCTGGTACTGTGGATCTAGTACAGACTCGAGGTATTTTACGTATCATCAAGAAGAAAGAACCACGCCTGAGTAAAGTCCAATTACAATGGGATGAAGATGAAGTAAATGGTGCCTTACAAGATAAGCAATTAATAGCTTCCATATTAGATGACACTGCCTGTTTGACCAAATGA